ATTTTATACTTACAAAATTGGTAATTACGGTACATAAAAATTGTAGTGATTCCACATTTTTTCATCTCTTAAGATTTAATATTGCCATCTTTAAATTATTATGTTATTAAAATACTATCATTCTAAATTAAATAAATCCTATTAATTTTAGATTCCACAAATTTTAGATTATTTTTAAAATGATAAAAATTTTTGTCAATAAAAACCTTGACTAATTATTATTTAATTAAAATTTATTTTCTTAAATATAACATTAGAGAAATTATGAACAGAATAAGAATTCTTGAAGAGAAAATAATCAACCATATAGCTGCGGGGGAAATTGTTGAAAGACCTGCTTCTGTTGTCAAGGAATTAATTGAAAATTCTTTAGACGCAAATGCAACAAGCATTACAATCATGGTTGAAAAAGGTGGGGAAAAATTAGTTAAAGTGATTGATAATGGTAGCGGAATGTTACGAGACGATGTATTACTTTCTCTGGAAAGATATGCAACAAGTAAGGTCTATAAACTTGAAGACATTCAAAACATCTCTACATTAGGTTTTCGCGGTGAAGCCCTGCCAAGCATTGCTGCTGTTTCTGATGTTGAAATTACAAGCCTTTCTCAAAATTGTAAGGATTGCCCAGCAACTAAGATTACTACATCAAATGGAAAGGTTATGAATGTATCCGAAGTGGCAAGTAATCCTGGCACAACTGTGAAAGTTAAAAGTCTATTTAAAAATGTTCCTGCAAGAAAAAAGTTTTTGAAAACTGACCAAACCGAAATGACTCATATAACAAGAGCTGTTCAATATTTAGCCTGCACACATCCTGAAACAGGTTTCCATTTAATCCATAATAATAAAGAGGTTCTAAACTATCCGAAAGTGCCTTTATTAGAAAAACGAATTGCTGATATCTTCGGGAATAAATTCTTTCACGAAAATATTATTCCAATTCAACATGAAAATCCTCTTATTAGTTTACAAGGATTTATCGGCTCATTTCAAGAAGGGATTTCATGGCCAAATTCTCACTTTCTTTTCATTAATAATCGTTATATTAATGATAAAATAATTTATAGTGCCATTAAAAAGGCTTATGAACCATTTAGTAAAAAAAGTCTTATAAAATCTAAATTACCATTATATTTAATTTTCATTAAAATTTCTAATGAACAGATTGATTTTAATGTATCACCAACAAAGACAGAGGTGCGCTTTGCTGACTCCAGGTTTATATTTAGTTTTGTAAGAAATACGATTACTAACTCTTTATTAAATTATGAAAAGCAAAGATATACTGAAATCAAATCTGAAGCTGAAAGTTCCTTATCAATTTCTACGAGTAAGAGAGAACTGCCCATAAGTAAAAAATCACCCCCGGATTTTCAAAAGATTAAACCTAAGGGTTTCTCAACATATAGAGGTGAATTAGATGAAGTATTCCAACCTGATGCATTTCGGAAAGACGAAAGGGATGTTCAATTAGTGAGTTTTTTTGAAGAAAAAATTATCAAAGACAAAAATAAAATTGTAGAGACAGAGATTGTTAACCCCTGGCAAATCGGGAAATCATTTATATTTGTTGAAACAAAAGATGGAGTAATTGCTTTTGACCAACACGCTGCACATGAAAGAATTCTCTATGAAAAAATTCTTAATAGTTTTAAAAAATCTGATAAGACCATATTCGGACAGAAATTATTATTTCCTCTTGTAATTGATTTACCAAAATATCTCCAAAAGACCATTCCAGATTTAATTGAAAAAAATTTAGATACATTTAAAGAGATCGGTTTTAAAATTAAAATTTTTAGTGGTAATTCGCTCATTGTGGAAGAAATCCCAAAAGACTTAAAAAATTGGAATAACGGTGAACTGTTAACAAATATACTGAAACAATTAGAAGAAGAATATCAAGCTAAAATGGATTTCAAAGAAAAGTTGGCTGCATCCTATGCTTGCCATGCAGCGATTAAGTTTGGACAGAAATTAAGCAAGAAAGAGATGTTAGGATTGATAAATCAATTATTTGCAACACAAAATCCCTTTTTCTGTCCACACGGCAGACCAACAATAATTGAAATTTCTTTTGATGAATTGAGGANNNNNNNNNNNNNNNNNNNNNNNNNNNNNNNNNNNNNNNNNNNNNNNNNNNNNNNNNNNNNNNNNNNNNNNNNNNNNNNNNNNNNNNNNNNNNNNNNNNNTTTGGACAGAAATTAAGCAAGAAAGAGATGTTAGGATTGATAAATCAATTATTTGCAACACAAAATCCCTTTTTCTGTCCACACGGCAGACCAACAATAATTGAAATTTCTTTTGATGAATTGAGGAGGAGATTTAAAAGAATTTAATAGTGCCTTTACAATTTTGTAATTAGACGAGAAGATAACAAGATTTTTTTACCTATGATAGAACCAAAAAGCAGACGATGAACTGATAAAACATGTTAGAAATGAGATGAAATATACATCCGCCCTGCCTTCCATCCCGATTTTATCGGGACGGCGGACAGGCAGCTGGCGGAGAGGACAGGGTGTGTCATCAGCCTGTCCGGCGTAGCTTTAGCGTAGATGGGTGTGCTATTTTTCAGATAAAAATGGGATGTTCGTCACGGAATGGTCCGTGACGACTCTGCCATGCTTCGGATGGGTACGCCCCGACGAGTATGCGACAAAAGGAGCCGTCAGGGACCACTCCCTGACGGTGGCAGAAACCTATGAAGAAAAATGTTCAAATACTCTATTCTCCTGTTACCAATCTTATTTTATATGCTCTGCTTCTTATCGCTACTCCTTTTTTACTGATACAAAACTATTTGCAGCAAGCAATCGGAATGGCTTCCGATTTGTCTTTTAATGTTTGGAAGTTAGAAGTCCCATATATTTTGGCAATCGCCATCATTTTTGTTATTGCTATTCTTGTAGTTTTTCGTCATAAGATAACTCGTTTCCGCATTTTCGCATGCATTGTTGTCATTCTAATGATGATTTTAGGCCAGAGTTCTACTGATTATTATTTCCATCATAAATTCTACGAACTGCAACATAACTGGCATTACTTTGCATATGGAATTTTTGCTTATATAATATATAGATTTTTAAAGCAGAAAGAACTGCCATCAGAACGGATTATTCTGTATACTTTTATTACAGCACTTTCCGCCTCAGCATTTGACGAAGTTATACAGATTTTTATTTCCAGCCGTATATTTGATATATGCGATGTTGCCAAGGATGCCTGGGGCACAATAATGGGAATGGTTGTAGTTTTCTTTGTCATTGAGAGTGGGAAAATAACCAGAAATGGTTGGAAACTACAGCAGAGAAAAATCAGGGATTATTTGAAAAATCCTTTTTCACTACTTTTTTTAGAAGCGGTTTTTGCCTATCTTTTTCTATTAATTAGCTCTATACTTTCTAATAAAAAATATCTACCCGTTGCTGTTCTATTACTAATTGGTGCTTTTTTTATCTTATTTTTTATTTTTCATAATTCTCAGAAGAAAATATATCGCACCATATTTATTTCTATTGCAATTATTCTGGTAGCCTTCCAGAGCTTTTTCTTTATCAAATACCATAACGGAAATATTATCAATAATAGCAAAGGATTTATAGTTTACAAAGGGATTCCTATACCGTATTTTGATATTGTGATATATCCAAACGGCACTTTCAGACTGGTGGATAAAAAAATCTATTTTAATAATCCAGATAAATACA
The window above is part of the Candidatus Cloacimonadota bacterium genome. Proteins encoded here:
- a CDS encoding VanZ family protein, with translation MKKNVQILYSPVTNLILYALLLIATPFLLIQNYLQQAIGMASDLSFNVWKLEVPYILAIAIIFVIAILVVFRHKITRFRIFACIVVILMMILGQSSTDYYFHHKFYELQHNWHYFAYGIFAYIIYRFLKQKELPSERIILYTFITALSASAFDEVIQIFISSRIFDICDVAKDAWGTIMGMVVVFFVIESGKITRNGWKLQQRKIRDYLKNPFSLLFLEAVFAYLFLLISSILSNKKYLPVAVLLLIGAFFILFFIFHNSQKKIYRTIFISIAIILVAFQSFFFIKYHNGNIINNSKGFIVYKGIPIPYFDIVIYPNGTFRLVDKKIYFNNPDKYNTIYLLSKDILLIGSGSDGKGGKGFPEEKEAQFVFNPKTKLPLQIIILKTPKACEKFNELKKKGYNVLYIIHNS
- the mutL gene encoding DNA mismatch repair endonuclease MutL encodes the protein MNRIRILEEKIINHIAAGEIVERPASVVKELIENSLDANATSITIMVEKGGEKLVKVIDNGSGMLRDDVLLSLERYATSKVYKLEDIQNISTLGFRGEALPSIAAVSDVEITSLSQNCKDCPATKITTSNGKVMNVSEVASNPGTTVKVKSLFKNVPARKKFLKTDQTEMTHITRAVQYLACTHPETGFHLIHNNKEVLNYPKVPLLEKRIADIFGNKFFHENIIPIQHENPLISLQGFIGSFQEGISWPNSHFLFINNRYINDKIIYSAIKKAYEPFSKKSLIKSKLPLYLIFIKISNEQIDFNVSPTKTEVRFADSRFIFSFVRNTITNSLLNYEKQRYTEIKSEAESSLSISTSKRELPISKKSPPDFQKIKPKGFSTYRGELDEVFQPDAFRKDERDVQLVSFFEEKIIKDKNKIVETEIVNPWQIGKSFIFVETKDGVIAFDQHAAHERILYEKILNSFKKSDKTIFGQKLLFPLVIDLPKYLQKTIPDLIEKNLDTFKEIGFKIKIFSGNSLIVEEIPKDLKNWNNGELLTNILKQLEEEYQAKMDFKEKLAASYACHAAIKFGQKLSKKEMLGLINQLFATQNPFFCPHGRPTIIEISFDELR